One Weissella coleopterorum DNA segment encodes these proteins:
- the dltD gene encoding D-alanyl-lipoteichoic acid biosynthesis protein DltD translates to MIRRVFNIFGPLVLAIFLIGGWIMLTPINPNKYSFKNEQKSATALTAEVFKNKTLKEQAFRDPKHKFIPFFGSSEWSRMDALHPAVLAEKYNRSYRPFLLGQRGAQSLTHFLGMQQIKGAIYQKKAVYVISPQWFTKQGASPLAIKHYISKAQVLTWLLSAKNSHSDKYLAQRLMAMNMNSEYSKYFNKIVDGRPLSTFDTNSIKLQLNILMHEDAFFAKMQTTDKYHTKIVPKLNELPNHYDEQKLNTIACELAKSKTNNNKFNIENNFYTHRILPKLSKLKNSQKHFDYTHSPEYGDLELALNQFAASKTDVLFVFPPVNKKWAAYSGLDLGMYQRAINKIRFQLKSQGFNNIADFSKDGQQKYFMEDTIHVGWKGWLAYDNQIKSFVTSPVHKNKYHINDYFFSKAWSNQNYSK, encoded by the coding sequence ATGATTAGGCGTGTTTTTAACATTTTTGGTCCTTTAGTGTTAGCAATTTTTTTAATCGGTGGATGGATTATGCTAACACCTATCAATCCTAATAAATATTCTTTTAAAAATGAGCAAAAATCCGCAACGGCCCTAACGGCAGAAGTATTTAAAAATAAAACATTAAAAGAGCAGGCTTTCAGAGATCCAAAGCATAAATTTATTCCATTCTTTGGTTCTAGTGAATGGAGTCGGATGGATGCCCTACACCCCGCTGTTTTGGCTGAAAAATATAATCGTTCTTATCGACCGTTTCTGTTGGGTCAAAGAGGTGCACAATCATTAACGCATTTTTTGGGAATGCAGCAAATAAAAGGCGCAATCTATCAGAAAAAAGCAGTTTATGTCATTTCACCACAGTGGTTTACTAAACAGGGAGCTTCTCCCTTAGCAATCAAGCATTATATTAGTAAAGCACAGGTGTTGACGTGGTTGCTTTCTGCTAAAAATAGTCATTCTGATAAATATTTGGCCCAGCGGTTAATGGCTATGAATATGAATAGTGAATATTCGAAATATTTTAATAAAATTGTTGATGGTCGACCATTATCAACTTTTGATACTAATAGTATCAAATTACAATTGAATATTTTAATGCATGAAGATGCTTTTTTTGCTAAAATGCAGACAACAGATAAGTATCATACTAAAATTGTTCCTAAATTAAATGAATTACCAAATCATTATGACGAACAAAAATTGAATACGATCGCCTGTGAACTTGCAAAATCAAAAACTAATAATAATAAATTTAATATTGAAAATAACTTCTACACTCATCGAATTTTACCTAAACTAAGTAAATTGAAAAATTCTCAAAAACATTTTGATTATACGCATTCTCCTGAATATGGCGATTTAGAATTAGCGTTAAATCAATTTGCCGCATCTAAAACAGATGTATTGTTTGTTTTCCCACCCGTTAATAAAAAGTGGGCAGCTTACTCTGGATTAGATTTAGGTATGTATCAACGGGCAATTAATAAAATTAGATTCCAGTTGAAATCGCAAGGCTTTAACAATATTGCTGACTTCTCAAAAGATGGGCAACAAAAGTATTTTATGGAAGATACCATTCACGTAGGCTGGAAAGGTTGGTTAGCTTATGATAATCAGATTAAAAGTTTTGTAACATCTCCAGTCCATAAAAACAAATATCATATTAATGATTACTTTTTTAGTAAAGCGTGGTCTAACCAAAATTATTCGAAATAA
- the dltC gene encoding D-alanine--poly(phosphoribitol) ligase subunit DltC, with product MNVKNELIEIFADLFMVDISNMMDVDFYDAGILDSLATVELTLEIEAKFDIRVPVSEIGRNDWNTGNKVILGIEGLMND from the coding sequence ATGAATGTAAAAAATGAATTAATTGAAATCTTTGCTGACTTATTTATGGTAGATATTTCAAATATGATGGACGTCGATTTTTATGATGCGGGCATTCTAGACTCACTTGCTACGGTTGAATTAACCTTGGAAATTGAAGCAAAATTTGATATTAGAGTCCCAGTATCAGAGATTGGTCGAAACGATTGGAATACAGGCAACAAAGTTATTTTGGGGATTGAGGGCTTAATGAATGATTAG
- the dltA gene encoding D-alanine--poly(phosphoribitol) ligase subunit DltA: protein MKIKNIVKTIDQYGNTTPENLVYKFHDQVFTYKNLKNHSDSLAAYLDGLKMPRQSNVIVFGGHEYEMIASFLGLSKAGYTFVPVDKNSSIERIKHIIEIAKPSLILAINDFPVQTAIPVVNLNALKQIIHSDHLYELTHEIKASENYYIIFTSGTTGRPKGVQISHDNLLSYTNWMLASEVFAVPQAPQMLAQPPYSFDLSVMYWAPTLTLGGTLFPISSEENSNFKQLYLAISNLPIQIWTSTPSFVDLALVSDNFNAKNYPSIEAFYFDGEELTVKTAKNLKSRFPNARIINAYGPTEATVAISAIEINNLMIERNERLPIGIPNPAAHILILNDHGEVSSENQIGEIIITGPTVSKGYLHNTMQTDRSFFKINDHWAYRSGDLGRIDQNGILYYNGRIDFQIKLNGYRIELEEVSQNLHQSSLIESAVAIPRYDRDKYKVKQLLAYIVLKKGIKNKYDNEFLITKAIKTQLQSVMMPYMIPSRFIFQDQLPMTKNGKIDVKKIIQEVNEK from the coding sequence ATGAAGATTAAAAATATTGTAAAAACAATTGATCAATATGGTAATACAACACCCGAAAACCTCGTTTATAAATTTCACGATCAGGTGTTTACATATAAAAATTTAAAAAACCATTCCGACAGCCTTGCTGCATATTTAGATGGCTTAAAGATGCCTAGACAATCAAATGTAATAGTTTTTGGTGGTCATGAATATGAAATGATTGCTTCATTTTTGGGCTTAAGTAAAGCAGGATACACATTTGTCCCAGTCGATAAGAATTCTTCAATTGAGCGAATCAAGCATATTATTGAAATTGCTAAACCGAGTTTAATTTTAGCAATTAATGATTTTCCAGTCCAAACGGCGATTCCTGTGGTGAATTTAAACGCTTTAAAACAAATCATACATTCAGATCATTTGTATGAGTTGACACATGAAATTAAAGCATCTGAAAATTATTATATAATTTTCACCTCTGGAACGACAGGTCGACCAAAGGGTGTACAAATTTCCCATGATAATTTGCTATCTTATACCAATTGGATGTTAGCATCCGAAGTTTTTGCAGTACCCCAAGCCCCTCAAATGCTAGCGCAACCGCCATATTCATTTGACCTTTCGGTCATGTATTGGGCGCCTACATTAACATTAGGTGGTACATTATTCCCGATTTCTAGTGAGGAAAACTCCAATTTTAAACAGCTATATCTGGCTATATCTAATTTGCCAATTCAAATTTGGACATCAACTCCCTCGTTTGTTGATTTAGCTTTAGTATCAGATAATTTTAATGCCAAAAATTACCCGTCCATTGAAGCATTCTATTTTGATGGCGAAGAATTAACGGTTAAAACAGCCAAAAATTTAAAATCTCGCTTTCCTAATGCTCGAATCATTAATGCATACGGACCCACCGAGGCAACAGTTGCTATTTCGGCAATTGAGATTAATAATTTGATGATTGAACGAAATGAGCGGCTGCCGATCGGCATTCCCAATCCGGCTGCCCATATCTTAATCTTGAATGATCATGGTGAGGTTAGCTCAGAAAATCAAATAGGTGAAATTATTATTACTGGTCCAACTGTATCAAAGGGTTATCTACATAATACAATGCAAACAGATCGTTCATTCTTTAAAATTAATGATCATTGGGCCTATCGTTCTGGCGATTTGGGCCGAATAGATCAAAACGGCATCCTCTATTACAATGGCAGAATTGATTTTCAAATTAAATTAAACGGATATCGAATTGAGTTAGAAGAAGTCTCACAAAATTTACATCAATCGAGCCTGATCGAATCCGCGGTGGCGATTCCCAGATACGATCGCGATAAGTATAAAGTTAAACAATTGCTGGCATATATCGTATTAAAAAAAGGGATTAAAAATAAATATGATAACGAATTTTTAATTACCAAGGCAATTAAGACACAACTTCAGTCAGTCATGATGCCATATATGATACCTTCACGTTTTATTTTTCAAGATCAATTACCAATGACCAAAAACGGTAAAATAGATGTTAAAAAAATAATTCAAGAGGTTAATGAAAAATGA
- a CDS encoding teichoic acid D-Ala incorporation-associated protein DltX, producing MIEKNAVQIFNFIIKTLFYMTILLIIIYLYGYSGVGQGNFIYNEF from the coding sequence ATGATTGAAAAAAATGCCGTGCAGATCTTTAATTTCATAATTAAGACTTTGTTTTATATGACCATATTGCTTATTATAATTTACTTGTATGGATATTCTGGAGTTGGTCAAGGCAACTTTATATATAACGAGTTCTAA